The Anastrepha ludens isolate Willacy chromosome X, idAnaLude1.1, whole genome shotgun sequence genome includes a window with the following:
- the LOC128869440 gene encoding ATP-dependent DNA helicase PIF1-like produces the protein MGFFILHITGRIYGRIPKIVCQHLGLLENDNHWEITLSEAGLSCLPSQLRSLLAIILTTCSPSDPKALWENHKDDLSEDYMRAARAANDNTNLNCSLQIYNQALIDIENICISVNSKSLEHLGLHSPVRDRIDLADKDISRKMNYDIEALHTFISKSKPLLVTDQTVAYETIQGMIIDNKGGLIFLDAPGGTGKTFLLNLILADVREKKEIAVAVASSGIAATLLCGGRTAHSVFKLPLSMQISGTPMCNISKNSGQGRVLKTCKLIVWDECTMAHKKSLEALDRSLRDLRGNDQPMGGALLLLAGDFRQILPVIPKGTAADEVNACLKSSYLWD, from the coding sequence ATGGGATTTTTCATACTGCATATCACTGGACGCATTTATGgtagaataccaaaaattgtttgccaacATTTAGGTCTACTGGAAAACGATAATCACTGGGAAATTACATTATCTGAAGCTGGACTGTCATGCCTTCCTTCGCAGCTTCGCAGCTTATTGGCAATAATATTGACAACCTGCTCGCCATCAGATCCAAAAGCACTATGGGAAAATCACAAAGATGACCTTAGTGAAGACTACATGCGAGCAGCACGAGCTGCAAACGATAATACAAACCTGAACTGCTCTTTGCAAATTTACAACCAAGCGCTAATCGAcatagaaaatatatgtatttcagttaaTAGCAAATCCTTGGAGCATTTGGGATTACATTCTCCCGTTCGAGACAGAATCGATTTGGCCGACAAAGATATCTCCCGGAAAATGAATTACGATATCGAGGCTCTTCATACTTTTATAAGCAAAAGCAAACCTCTATTGGTTACGGATCAAACAGTCGCATACGAAACTATTCAAGGAATGATTATAGACAATAAGGGAGGATTGATTTTTTTGGATGCGCCTGGAGGAACCGGCAAAACATTTCTGCTTAATTTGATATTGGCTGATGTaagagaaaagaaagaaatcgcTGTGGCAGTTGCTTCTTCAGGAATAGCGGCTACCCTTTTGTGTGGCGGACGAACAGCTCACTCAGTTTTTAAGTTACCACTGTCTATGCAAATATCTGGCACACCGATGTGCaatataagcaaaaactcaGGTCAAGGTAGGGTTCTAAAGACATGTAAGCTAATCGTGTGGGATGAGTGCACAATGGCCCATAAAAAGTCGCTAGAAGCTTTAGACCGATCTCTGAGAGACTTGAGAGGTAATGATCAACCCATGGGTGGTGCCTTACTCTTACTGGCAGGCGATTTTCGACAAATTCTTCCAGTTATTCCGAAAGGGACCGCCGCAGATGAAGTGAATGCCTGCTTAAAATCGTCATACCTATGGGACTGA